The following are encoded together in the Bos taurus isolate L1 Dominette 01449 registration number 42190680 breed Hereford chromosome 10, ARS-UCD2.0, whole genome shotgun sequence genome:
- the GRAMD2A gene encoding GRAM domain-containing protein 2A isoform X2 — translation MHGKTASLKKSTEKLGGVQRAQDTSLYWPEGLKGEDVKKCRQEGMLLSKYNQQYHKLFKDIPLEEVVLKVCSCALQRDLLLQGRLYISSNWLCFHASLFGKDIKVVIPVVSVQMIKKHKMARLLPNGLAITTNTSQKYVFVSLLSRDSVYDMLRRVCTHLQPSSKKSLCVREFPEEPECESLEALIPEMKWRKVCPASRSVSLPDSIPCISRASMESTDSFFPSREPLGSEISDCEEEKLEEGPMSNRELKLWDYPLLKVFFVLICFLVMSSSYLAFRISQLEQQLCSLNWGGSVPRHR, via the exons ATGCACGGGAAGACGGCTTCTCTGAAGAAGAGCACCGAGAAGCTAGGCGGGGTCCAGAGAGCCCAAGACACCAG CCTGTACTGGCCAGAAGGCTTGAAGGGTGAAGATGTGAAGAAGTGCAGACAAGAAGGG ATGCTACTGAGTAAATACAACCAGCAGTACCACAAGCTATTTAAGGACATTCCCTTGGAGGAGGTGGTTCTCAAAG TGTGCTCCTGTGCCCTCCAGAGGGACCTGCTTCTCCAGGGCCGGCTCTACATCTCCTCCAACTGGCTCTGCTTCCATGCCAGCCTCTTTGGCAAGGATATCAAG GTGGTCATTCCCGTCGTGTCTGTGCAGATGatcaagaaacacaagatggCACGGCTCCTTCCCAATGGCCTGGCCATCACCACCAACACCAGCCAGAAG TATGTCTTTGTGTCGCTGCTCTCCCGGGACAGTGTATACGACATGCTGAGAAGGGTCTGCACCCACCTACAG CCTTCAAGCAAGAAGAGTCTGTGTGTAAGAGAATTTCCAGAGGAACCTGAGTGCGAGTCTCTG GAAGCCCTCATCCCCGAGATGAAGTGGAGGAAAGTGTGCCCCGCCTCCAGGTCCGTGTCTCTCCCAGATAGCATCCCTTGTATCTCTCGGGCATCCATGGAATCCACGGACAGCTTCTTCCCCTCCAGGGAGCCTCTGGGGTCTG AGATCTCCGACTGTGAGGAGGAGAAGCTGGAGGAGGGGCCCATGAGCAACCGGGAGCTCAAGCTCTGGGATTACCCGCTCCTGAAGGTCTTCTTTGTGCT GATCTGCTTCTTGGTCATGTCTTCATCCTACCTGGCGTTCCGCATCTCCCAGCTAGAACAGCAGTTATGTTCCCTGAATTGGGGCGGCTCGGTCCCTAGGCACAG